The Colius striatus isolate bColStr4 chromosome 13, bColStr4.1.hap1, whole genome shotgun sequence genome includes the window GGAGCTGTAGTGCGGCGGCCATGGCGGAGGAGGGCGACAGGAAGGCCGCGCTGGAGATGGTGAGGGACGGACGGGAGAGAGGGAGGCGGCGAGTGCGGCTCGGGCTGCGGGCCCGGCGGCGGCTGAGGCGCTGCGCTCCGCGGCAGCCGGGGCCGGAGCGTCCCCGGGCGCGGCCCGGCGGCGGGACCCGCTCAGCACGGCACCGCGGAGCAGGGGCGTTGCGGCCTTGGCGTCGCGATAAATCGCGATAGTGAGGgtagagggaagggaaaggaaaggggctTCCGCGGGTCGGCCCCGGACCGGCGCCTCGGGCCGGTAGCGGGAACAGCAGCGCTCCGTccgcggccccgctccgcgccgctcccgccgcctcCCCGCTCACCTCCCCGGCCAAGCCCCCGCCGAGCTCGCCCCGCCGAGCACTGTCGCCCCGCAGCCCTGCCCGGGCTGTCCGGAGCCCGGCTGTACCTGGCATGGAGCTGCTGCTCCGTTACCGTGTTTGTGAACAGCAGAGGGAGAAAGCAGCCGAGGAGAGCGAGCAGCCTTCCCCTAAATGGGAGGGACAGAGTGCAGTACGCCTTTGAGTAGAATTTCTTGGAAGTTTAGGCGTTTGAGGGAACGTAAGCAGCCAGAGGTCGGGAGTGATCCAGTTAAAAAGTAGTTAGGGCTGTCATTTTCTAAAGCAAGCCTTGCTTCTGAAAGATTGGTTGCTGAGCACTGCGTGACACGAGGCCGTGGCGGCTTTGCCCGTTGGCCCCAGGCCCCGGCAGCATGCTCAGTCCCCGCTCTGACACTCGTTTCAGGTTGCTGAGCCCTGTGGCGACAGTTTATGGACCCTCTTTCCCTCTCCAGGGCTCGTTACAGGCAGCAGAAGGCACTAGATGGCACTGGACTTCAGGCTAACAGGATAGCAGCTCCCAGCCGGCACCTACAGCGAGTCCCCTTGACAGGGAGAGCTGACATCTCTTGGCTCATCTCTGTCTGCCCATCAGTGGGAAACGGGGAGAGATGAGCAGCAGGAGAAACAAGTGGGCTCTGTAAGATGCCTGGGCTTAAAAGCTGCCTTTAGGGAAGGCTTCATCCAACAGCTTTCCACAGTCTCTCAAGCTCCAGCCCCTAAACTTTTCCTACCATCACAACAGACCCCAGAGTCTCTCAGCAATAGCCTGGCTTCTGCTCTAACCTTCCCCAGGTATTTTTCTCCCCAGGATGAGGAAGCCCAAGCCTCATCCTGCAAGTCTGATGTGATGAATGAAATTGATCTTTGAAGTCTGCAGCCCGtagtctttgaaaaaaaaccaagctcTTGAGTATGAGTGGTGTTGATAATTCTCATAAAGGCTCCCTTGCAAGGCCtcagagaagaggctgaggcCCATAGCTGCTtctgggagctggaggaggtgtAGCAGGGACAGTGGCTCACTGCCTGCCTGTGTGGCAACTCACACATCTTCATACACACCAAGGGAAAGTGGGTTTGCCACTTGTTACCTTAATTTAAGCACCAGCAAGACTTAACTGCTTTGGTTGTGGAGGTGCTgggaggtgaggaagccctTGGCAGTCCCGCATCTGCCTTGTTGAGGTGATGCTGCCTTATACCCACCCTTCTGTGATTGCTGGTGCTGGAATCTGTTCCTCTATAGGAGTCAATCTGTTTCCCTTCTGAACTGCAGAGCGAATTCCCTGTGGCAGCTGAACCTacacaaagagaaatgagaCTGCTGAGGGGGGGTTTTACCACCTGAGGGATCAGAAAACCTTGGAGTGGTTGGGGATTTGGCCAGGGGCAGGATATGGAGAGATCAGCTGTCCTCTTAGCCTGGCTCTGCACTTAACCTTGAAACCTCTCtctgagaggaggagaggaagctgctgagggctggctGGGCACGTCAGGCTCCATGGAGGCtgtgctgagcctgggaaggTCAGGGGCTCGGCAGCTCTCTCACAGCCAAGCGATTAATTAGACAACGTGTTGGGTTTGGAGGGGATCCCAAATGGGTCTTGGTGACAGAGCTCTTTCAGGGTGCTGGAGGGGGACAACTGGGGCCACACCAGCCCTAAGAGGCTTTGCTAACTTCTTCCCACCATGAAGCTCCAGCTTCCTGTGGGCTCTTCTCTCCTGTGAAGAGGAAGGATGCACAGGCACTTGGATAACCACGGAGAGCTTTCTCTGAGGCCTGTAGTTTTGCAGCTCTCCCTCTGCCATGAAGgccacacagcagcacctgAGACCTACCCAGCTGAGCACAGCAGTTTATTCTTCCCCCTCAGGGCTGGTGTTCCTTCCCTCAGAAGAAGCAACACCTCTTCTTTCCCCATTTTTGGCAGGTGCAGGCAGATGGGACTGATGGGAACTGCATCACGTTTGTGTTGCATGATGAGGATCACACACTCGGCAACTCCCTCCGGTACATGGTGATGAAGAAGTGAGTGGAATGATGGTCACATATGTGTGGGTACACATGGCCAGGCAGGGTCTGTGTCCCCTTCTGGGACAAAAGCAAGCAGGAACAGGCAGTGATATCCAATTCATCATGCTTGTGTGGGCATGCAGGAGCTGATGCTGGGAAGTAATTGTCCTGCTGCCCCATCAAAATATACAAATAGGTTCATGTCACAACACcgatctcattcatatttacaggtgtataaatggtgggtgtcaggaggttgagacatccctctttttctgttctatctagtgacaggacaaggggtgatgggaggaagttggaacacaaaaagttccatttaaacataaggaaaaactctttccctgatgagatgagggagccctggcacaggctgcccagggagggtgtggaggctcctgctctggaggccTTTATACCAACCTgtacgtgttcctgtgtgacctgatctaggtggagctgctttagcaaggggttggactggatgatctctaaaggttccttccagcccccaccattctgtggttctgtgtctGGTTGTTATTAAATTGGGCAGCACTGTGGGTTTGTGAAGCCTCAGAAGAATTACAGGAGGAAGTCTTAAATGGCAGCTGCATGGCAAATGTCCTGTGAATTCCTCTCATAAATCACCACAATAAGAGGCTTCTTGCAGAGGGCTGCAAGAAGCACACAGCTGTCCTGCCAACTCCCTCAGCTTCTGCAGGCAGATGCCATGCAGCCTGCAGAGCATCTTTGTAAGTCCTTGCAGAGCTCTAGACCCATCAGCCACTTCTGCCCAGCAGAACTGCACTAGGTTTGTGGACAGTGAGGCTTCCAAGCATCCAGGATCCCCTGTCTGAACTCTGCAGGCCTGCCAGTGGACCACTGGTAGTGTCAGGATGGTGCTTACAATTGTGCCAGCCACATCCTTGCCCTGCaaagctccagctgcagctcagagaTAGATGGGGGTTTGTGAATAAGGTTGCACAGGTGGTTTCCCTTCAGCACATTCCTCTCATAAGCCACTCTGAGCCTCATAATGTCAGGGCTGACCTGAGGCTCTGACATCCCTGAGATATGCTGTGGGTTGGCCTGGGTTTCactgctttctcctctcctgcagccctgaTGTGGAGTTCTGTGGCTACTGCATCACACATCCCTCCGAGAGCAAGATCAACTTCCGTATCCAGACCAGAGGTatgggctgtgcctggggccCTGGGTCCTGTGGAATTCCCCCTTCTCATGTCAGATTTCCACCACAAGTCatttatttaaagcaaaaaactTTCTCCCGCAACTGCTGTGCCCAGTTGCTGAgctggagaggctgctctgagcTGTAATGCTGCAGCTGTAGGGCTGAGACCGTTGAGGCTCAAGGAGCTCAGAGCCTTGCCTGGTCCCAGGTACCTGggctggctggcagcaggaacTCAGCTCCAGTGGAGCACATCTGCTCTCTGTCAGAGGTGATGGGTGCTCCATCTTGCCCCTAAGTCAGCACAGGGATTGGAAGGCAAAGCCAGTGTGCTGATGAGGTAAtttgtttctgctgctccttctcagCTCTCTTGCAGCTTTGGTTATCAGGCTGTGACCTTTTGAAAAGCCTCATCAGTCTCTTCTGTCTTCTGACTTGTCTCCCAAAGAGAACTTAGCACTGACAGCTCTGAGC containing:
- the LOC104558426 gene encoding DNA-directed RNA polymerases I and III subunit RPAC2, with product MAEEGDRKAALEMVQADGTDGNCITFVLHDEDHTLGNSLRYMVMKNPDVEFCGYCITHPSESKINFRIQTRGTLPGVEPFRKGLNDLMGVCQHVLNTFESSVKEFRAQREEEMQ